From the Paraburkholderia sp. PREW-6R genome, one window contains:
- a CDS encoding glycosyltransferase encodes MSDPLRRPLTDLALTAQALKNSGGAERYTRDVIAGLHRMGLRPTLFAREIDRALPEAEWIDAQPLNVSWAPRKLRNLAFDWRLKQRLKRHRPACVFSINHSTHADVALCGGTHPGSLEAAGRAPRRSDEWQIELERRVYRDARSIVAHSQLMSRELQRFYRVPAERIDVLYPPVDTARFRPLSDAARAEVRRQFDLPDDRVIFVFSSTSHERKGYPLLEAFFAQTSLPVCLVVVGRPVPKTSETIRYAGYSKEIEKLFGAADFTVVASAYEPFGLVGVESVMCGTPLVIADNVGSAETVTGAAKIEFSRHSPGSFERAVHAAVERAQSGHARIARPLDSLVYDPSVDAHVAALYRLFTR; translated from the coding sequence TTGTCCGACCCGCTCCGCCGCCCGCTGACCGACCTCGCGCTGACCGCCCAGGCGCTGAAAAACAGCGGCGGCGCCGAACGCTACACGCGCGACGTGATTGCCGGTCTGCATCGGATGGGTTTGCGCCCGACGCTTTTTGCGCGCGAAATCGATCGTGCGCTGCCTGAAGCGGAATGGATCGACGCGCAGCCGCTCAACGTGAGCTGGGCGCCGCGCAAGTTGCGCAATCTCGCCTTCGACTGGCGGCTGAAGCAGCGGCTCAAACGGCACCGCCCCGCGTGCGTGTTTTCGATCAACCACTCCACGCATGCGGACGTCGCGTTGTGCGGCGGTACGCATCCCGGCTCGCTCGAAGCCGCGGGGCGTGCGCCGCGTCGCAGCGACGAATGGCAGATCGAACTGGAGCGGCGCGTCTATCGCGACGCGCGTTCGATCGTCGCGCATTCGCAATTGATGAGCCGCGAATTGCAGCGCTTTTATCGCGTACCGGCTGAACGCATCGACGTGCTGTATCCGCCCGTGGACACCGCCCGTTTCCGGCCGTTAAGCGATGCAGCGCGCGCCGAGGTGCGACGTCAGTTCGATTTGCCCGACGATCGCGTGATCTTCGTATTCTCTTCGACGAGCCATGAGCGCAAAGGCTATCCGTTGCTGGAAGCGTTTTTTGCGCAGACGTCGCTGCCGGTATGCCTCGTGGTCGTCGGGCGGCCAGTGCCGAAAACCAGTGAGACGATCCGCTATGCCGGCTACAGCAAGGAGATTGAAAAGCTCTTTGGGGCGGCTGATTTCACGGTCGTCGCGTCGGCTTATGAACCGTTTGGACTGGTTGGCGTGGAGTCGGTGATGTGCGGCACACCGCTCGTGATCGCCGATAACGTCGGCTCGGCGGAGACCGTCACCGGCGCGGCCAAGATCGAATTTTCGCGGCACTCGCCGGGCAGTTTCGAGCGGGCCGTCCACGCGGCGGTGGAGCGTGCGCAAAGTGGTCACGCACGCATTGCGCGGCCGCTCGACAGCCTCGTGTACGACCCGAGCGTCGACGCGCATGTCGCCGCGCTGTACCGGCTATTTACGCGCTGA
- a CDS encoding glycosyltransferase: MLLIAYNQDRQIADAIRSALAQTYQPLEIIISDDASSDGTFAAMQAAIAGYHGPHRVSVRRNSTNQGISAHLSQLAQMAQGELLFVAAGDDMSAPQRCARVVECWLQHGRRPDLIATDLADMDEAGNVHEHMSPTRLDDYRSFDDWHARRPWLVGAAHTWSRRLFERFGPMLPGAAAEDQIMVLRAILSGGAVSLHEPLVRYRRGGLSRKRRYNSVEELIARMRQSNRYGLAELAQLQRDAEIAGIGERMREAMAPKLAREQFIHAMFDARGWGERARLLVGSRDVKLGLRLRMFLYASCPAVYAPGIWLKRIVRKNGR, translated from the coding sequence ATGCTGCTGATCGCGTACAACCAGGACAGGCAGATTGCCGACGCGATCCGCAGCGCACTCGCGCAGACCTACCAGCCGCTCGAAATCATCATTTCCGACGACGCCTCCAGCGACGGCACGTTCGCCGCCATGCAAGCCGCGATCGCCGGCTATCACGGCCCGCACCGCGTGAGCGTGCGCCGCAACTCGACGAATCAGGGCATTAGCGCCCATCTGTCGCAGCTTGCGCAGATGGCGCAAGGCGAACTGCTGTTCGTGGCCGCGGGCGACGACATGTCCGCGCCCCAACGCTGCGCGCGGGTGGTGGAGTGCTGGCTGCAGCACGGCCGGCGGCCGGACCTGATCGCGACCGATCTCGCCGACATGGACGAAGCGGGCAACGTGCACGAACACATGAGTCCAACGAGGCTCGACGACTACCGAAGTTTCGACGACTGGCACGCGCGCCGCCCGTGGCTCGTCGGCGCGGCGCACACGTGGTCGCGGCGTCTGTTCGAGCGCTTCGGCCCGATGCTGCCCGGCGCCGCCGCCGAGGATCAGATCATGGTGCTGCGCGCGATCCTGTCGGGCGGCGCGGTCAGCCTGCACGAGCCACTCGTGCGCTACCGGCGCGGCGGACTGTCGCGCAAGCGCCGCTACAACTCGGTCGAGGAACTGATCGCGCGGATGCGCCAGAGTAATCGCTATGGGCTGGCCGAGCTTGCGCAATTGCAACGCGACGCGGAGATAGCCGGCATCGGTGAGCGCATGCGCGAGGCGATGGCGCCCAAACTGGCGCGCGAGCAGTTCATTCACGCGATGTTCGATGCTCGCGGATGGGGCGAACGCGCTCGGCTGCTCGTCGGCAGTCGTGACGTGAAGCTCGGACTGCGTTTGCGCATGTTTCTGTATGCGAGCTGTCCAGCGGTCTACGCGCCGGGCATCTGGCTCAAACGGATCGTGCGGAAGAACGGGCGGTGA
- the msbA gene encoding lipid A export permease/ATP-binding protein MsbA, which produces MSAKPTLSKPIGTGEASSPSVVFRRLWPYIKPLLWVIVGAVIAMAVSAGTDAAIPALLKPLLDKGFGAHASDKAAWFVPMAVIGLALVRGVSQYASGYLLAYVSNRILLELRLTMFNRMIHTSVAFFQRETASTVINAIVFEVNQILNVLLSVMVTLVRDSLTVIFLLGYLFYLNWRLTLIVAVLLPGIGWLVGKINRRLRRLNREHQLLTNELSYIVEETVGGYKVVKVHNGEQYEIDRFTSMSKRLRGYAMRMTVSGGLAQPLTQFLASIALAVVITIAVVQSSSDQTTVGGFVAFVTSMLLIISPLKHLMDVNQPLQRGMTACELIFGLIDEPSEPEGGGKTLDRARGEVEFRDVTFTYGSNATHKRHTLDQVSFKVAPGEMVALAGPSGGGKTTLVNLLPRFFDPTAGTILVDGVALPEYDLHALRSQVAMVSQDVVLFNDTVANNVAYGQAADAHKVEAALRAANLWDTVEAMPNGIDTLVGDNGMMLSGGQRQRLAIARAIYKDAPILILDEATSALDSESERHVQAALETLMKGRTTLVIAHRLSTIERADRILVMDAGRIVERGSHRELLGQNGLYAHLHRIQFQQNAA; this is translated from the coding sequence TTGAGCGCGAAGCCAACGTTAAGCAAACCCATCGGTACAGGCGAGGCGTCGTCGCCATCCGTCGTTTTCCGGCGCTTGTGGCCGTATATCAAGCCGTTGCTCTGGGTGATCGTCGGCGCGGTGATCGCCATGGCAGTGAGCGCCGGCACCGACGCGGCCATTCCCGCGCTGCTCAAGCCCCTGCTGGACAAAGGTTTCGGCGCCCACGCGAGCGACAAGGCCGCATGGTTCGTGCCGATGGCGGTGATCGGCCTCGCACTGGTTCGCGGCGTGTCGCAGTATGCGTCCGGCTATCTGCTCGCGTATGTGTCGAACCGGATCCTGCTCGAACTGCGTCTGACAATGTTCAACCGCATGATTCACACGAGCGTCGCGTTCTTCCAGCGCGAAACCGCGAGTACGGTGATCAATGCGATCGTCTTCGAGGTCAACCAGATCCTGAACGTGCTGCTGAGCGTCATGGTCACGCTGGTGCGCGATTCGCTGACGGTCATCTTCCTGCTCGGCTACCTGTTCTATCTGAACTGGCGTCTCACGCTGATCGTCGCCGTACTGCTGCCGGGGATCGGCTGGCTGGTCGGCAAGATCAACCGGCGTTTGCGCCGCCTGAACCGCGAGCATCAGCTGCTGACCAACGAACTGTCGTATATCGTCGAAGAAACCGTGGGCGGCTACAAGGTCGTCAAGGTGCATAACGGCGAGCAATACGAGATCGACCGCTTCACGTCGATGAGCAAGCGCCTGCGCGGCTACGCCATGCGCATGACCGTTTCCGGCGGCCTCGCACAACCATTGACGCAGTTCCTCGCGTCGATCGCGCTCGCGGTCGTGATTACAATCGCGGTGGTGCAGTCGTCGTCGGATCAGACTACGGTCGGCGGCTTCGTTGCATTCGTCACGTCCATGCTGCTGATCATCTCGCCGTTGAAGCACCTGATGGACGTGAACCAGCCGCTGCAACGCGGCATGACGGCATGTGAGCTGATCTTCGGCCTGATCGACGAGCCGTCCGAGCCCGAAGGCGGCGGCAAGACACTCGATCGCGCGCGCGGCGAAGTGGAGTTTCGTGACGTGACCTTCACGTATGGCAGCAACGCGACGCACAAGCGCCACACGCTCGACCAGGTGTCGTTCAAAGTGGCGCCGGGTGAAATGGTGGCGCTGGCGGGCCCGTCCGGCGGCGGCAAAACCACGCTCGTGAACCTGCTGCCGCGCTTTTTCGACCCCACGGCCGGCACCATTCTCGTCGACGGTGTCGCATTGCCGGAATACGACCTGCATGCGCTGCGCAGTCAGGTGGCGATGGTGAGCCAGGACGTGGTGCTATTTAATGACACCGTGGCGAACAACGTCGCGTACGGACAGGCCGCGGATGCGCACAAGGTCGAGGCGGCGCTGCGCGCGGCCAACTTGTGGGATACGGTCGAGGCCATGCCGAACGGTATCGACACGCTCGTCGGCGATAACGGCATGATGCTCTCGGGTGGGCAGCGGCAGCGTCTCGCGATTGCACGCGCCATCTACAAGGATGCTCCGATCCTGATTCTCGACGAGGCAACCTCCGCACTCGATTCCGAATCCGAGCGCCACGTGCAGGCCGCGCTGGAGACGCTGATGAAGGGTCGCACGACGCTCGTCATCGCGCACCGCCTGTCGACGATCGAACGCGCGGATCGCATTCTGGTGATGGACGCAGGGCGCATTGTCGAGCGGGGCAGCCATCGCGAATTGCTGGGACAGAACGGGTTGTACGCGCATCTGCACCGGATCCAGTTTCAGCAGAACGCGGCGTAG